Proteins from a genomic interval of Desulfofustis limnaeus:
- the rpe gene encoding ribulose-phosphate 3-epimerase, producing MKEVLIAPSILSADFAELGQEIRAVVDAGADIIHVDVMDGHFVPNITIGPLIVEAARRVTDKPLDVHLMISDADRYVDRFADAGADWITVHAEACPHLQRTVTRIRERGLRAGVVLNPATSLSVLDYILADIDLVMLMAVNPGFGGQSFIPSTLEKIARLREMIDRRGLEVGIEVDGGVGPQSIYAIARAGATIFVAGSAIYGAPSYTAVIAEMRAEAERGWRDRAATTEVSKRERRL from the coding sequence ATGAAAGAGGTGTTGATCGCACCATCAATTTTGTCGGCTGATTTCGCCGAACTGGGACAAGAGATACGAGCGGTGGTTGATGCGGGTGCGGATATCATCCACGTGGATGTCATGGACGGGCATTTTGTGCCGAATATTACCATTGGGCCGTTAATCGTCGAGGCGGCCCGGCGGGTCACCGACAAACCGCTGGATGTCCATTTGATGATCAGTGATGCCGATCGGTACGTGGATCGCTTTGCCGATGCCGGGGCCGACTGGATCACGGTTCATGCCGAGGCCTGTCCGCACCTGCAGCGGACGGTGACGAGGATTCGCGAACGGGGTCTGCGAGCGGGCGTGGTCCTGAACCCGGCGACTTCTCTGAGCGTTCTCGATTACATCCTGGCCGACATCGATCTGGTCATGTTGATGGCGGTCAACCCGGGTTTCGGCGGCCAGTCTTTCATCCCATCCACGTTGGAAAAAATCGCCCGACTCAGGGAGATGATCGATCGCCGTGGCCTGGAGGTGGGGATCGAGGTTGACGGTGGTGTCGGACCACAAAGCATTTACGCCATCGCTCGTGCCGGGGCCACTATCTTCGTTGCCGGATCGGCAATTTACGGGGCGCCATCCTATACGGCGGTGATTGCCGAGATGCGTGCCGAAGCGGAGCGGGGCTGGCGGGATCGGGCGGCAACGACAGAGGTGAGCAAGAGGGAGCGGCGGTTATGA